In a single window of the Papaver somniferum cultivar HN1 chromosome 8, ASM357369v1, whole genome shotgun sequence genome:
- the LOC113304460 gene encoding LIM domain-containing protein WLIM2b-like yields MSFTGTLDKCNACDKTVYVVDLLSADGVSYHKSCFKCTHCKGTLVMSNYSSMDGVLYCKPHFEQLFKETGDYKKNFHTASRPDRQNDMSRTPSKLSYLFSGTQDKCATCKKTAYPLEKVTVEGESYHKTCFKCSHGGCALTPSSYAALNGILYCKHHFAQLFKEKGSYNHLLKQASNKRSAALASESDAEAETSAEPEGAAEPNQIQEQ; encoded by the exons atgtcATTCACTGGGACTTTGGATAAGTGTAATGCTTGCGATAAGACTGTTTATGTCGTCGATTTATTATCCGCGGATGGAGTTTCTTATCATAAATCATGCTTCAAATGCACTCATTGCAAAGGAACTCTTGTG ATGAGTAACTACTCTTCCATGGATGGAGTTCTTTACTGTAAGCCCCATTTTGAACAACTATTCAAGGAAACAGGAGACTACAAGAAGAATTTTCATACAG CTTCAAGACCTGACAGGCAAAATGATATG tcTAGGACTCCTAGCAAGCTCTCATACCTGTTCTCTGGAACCCAAGACAAATGCGCTACATGTAAAAAAACAGCTTATCCACTTGAGAAG GTGACTGTGGAGGGGGAATCTTACCATAAGACATGTTTCAAGTGTTCGCACGGAGGATGTGCACTTACACCATCATCTTATGCTGCTTTGAATGGAATCCTTTACTGCAAACATCATTTTGCGCAATTGTTCAAAGAGAAGGGAAGTTACAATCATTTATTAAAACAAGCTTCGAATAAGCGCAGCGCTGCCTTGGCCTCTGAATCAGATGCGGAAGCAGAAACGTCCGCAGAGCCAGAAGGAGCAGCAGAACCAAACCAGATACAGGAACAATAA
- the LOC113304458 gene encoding uncharacterized protein LOC113304458 produces MFVWQGSSLYQLTSLMERELPDGVIVSEILTRVSLAALLRQFQWVCRDWHNCIHDSKFQLIHSQKTPVVASGFFVLVERSIENISDSNIFFPFNNDPSNPSNKNPSPSLDFLPSPVAIAGSSPFGSLLCCVTLDKLQTGKSIPMFYIRKPATREWRKIPNPKTRFPDVGMRIVVMQTYPTLQYKIVRISATSDVIKYCCELFDSVTWAWKRLPNLKSLSGLVDRFGAVLINGCLHWMNNRRQTHVFSIEQEKWNAIIHLPPDIVESELDIRYLLILVDGKIGVLISNREWTEVWVLENYYIHTSWKRKFRKDLRAISCEVGGVCLPLAMSSTGIIFMLCRCPNRRCCAITYNTNDDAYTSVPFPSDARSFLGFPFESSFCYI; encoded by the coding sequence ATGTTTGTTTGGCAGGGAAGTTCACTTTATCAACTTACTTCACTGATGGAAAGAGAATTGCCTGATGGAGTTATAGTATCTGAGATCTTAACAAGAGTGTCCCTTGCTGCTCTTCTACGCCAATTTCAATGGGTTTGCAGAGATTGGCATAACTGTATTCATGATAGCAAGTTTCAGCTCATCCACTCTCAGAAGACTCCTGTTGTTGCATCAGGTTTTTTTGTTCTCGTTGAACGTTCTATCGAGAACATATCTGATTCTAACATATTCTTCCCATTCAACAATGATCCTTCTAATCCCTCGAATAAGAATCCATCTCCTTCTCTCGACTTTCTACCATCACCCGTTGCGATTGCAGGTTCCTCTCCTTTTGGTTCCCTGCTTTGTTGTGTCACTCTTGATAAACTACAGACAGGAAAGAGTATTCCAATGTTCTACATACGTAAACCAGCAACTCGAGAATGGAGAAAGATACCAAACCCCAAAACCAGATTTCCTGATGTTGGAATGAGAATAGTGGTGATGCAAACTTACCCTACGTTGCAGTATAAGATAGTTCGTATTTCAGCTACCAGTGATGTGATTAAGTACTGTTGTGAGCTGTTTGATTCAGTCACCTGGGCTTGGAAGAGATTGCCCAATTTGAAATCTCTTAGTGGCTTGGTCGATCGGTTTGGTGCTGTTCTAATTAATGGGTGTTTGCATTGGATGAACAACCGGCGTCAAACACATGTTTTTTCCATAGAGCAAGAGAAGTGGAATGCAATTATCCATCTTCCGCCTGATATCGTAGAAAGTGAATTAGATATTAGGTATTTATTAATCTTGGTTGATGGAAAGATTGGTGTTCTGATCAGTAACAGGGAGTGGACTGAAGTTTGGGTATTAGAGAATTACTACATTCATACTAGCTGGAAGAGAAAGTTCCGCAAGGATTTGAGAGCAATCAGTTGCGAGGTTGGGGGTGTATGTTTACCACTAGCTATGTCATCGACTGGCATCATCTTTATGCTTTGTCGGTGTCCAAACAGGCGCTGCTGCGCCATAACGTACAACACCAATGATGATGCTTACACCTCGGTGCCCTTTCCATCAGATGCGAGATCGTTTCTTGGTTTTCCATTTGAATCAAGTTTCTGTTACATATAA
- the LOC113304459 gene encoding WD repeat-containing protein RUP2-like has product MNITHPQQQQQVEEEEEDEKANNEWEFKLSTVISSQSSTSSRAASDTVGVLEFDPSDQLLATGGIARKIRIYNISSLLLGDTTSLRQLDHLSACEYYICTPAKLSSIRWKPNTSGSVIGSGDYDGVVTEYNLEKRVPVFERDEHGGRRIWSVDYSRWIGASGSDDGTTQLWDTRCRGDECVAVVQPSVGRSPVCCVEFDPFGSGLIAMGCADRNAYTYDIRKTDNPVSVFVGHEKTVSYVRFLGEHMMVTAGTDGCLKLWDTANAHSMRTFKGHVNNRSFVGLSVWRHGGLIGCGSESNEVFVYDKRWSEPIWLGGLEGTLGPGSEDKFVSGVCWRQQVKEDECTLVAGGSDGALQVYVGKKKA; this is encoded by the coding sequence ATGAACATCACtcatccacaacaacaacaacaagtagaagaagaagaagaagacgagaagGCTAATAATGAATGGGAATTCAAACTCTCAACTGTTATTTCTTCTCAGTCGTCAACTAGTAGCAGAGCAGCATCCGACACGGTAGGCGTCCTCGAGTTCGACCCATCAGATCAGTTGTTAGCAACAGGAGGAATCGCAAGAAAGATTAGAATTTATAACATAAGTTCTCTGCTGTTGGGAGATACCACGTCTTTACGACAACTTGATCATCTTTCAGCGTGTGAATATTACATTTGTACACCAGCTAAACTTAGTAGTATCCGGTGGAAGCCGAATACGTCCGGAAGTGTAATCGGGTCAGGAGATTACGATGGCGTCGTTACGGAGTATAATCTCGAAAAACGAGTGCCTGTTTTCGAACGAGATGAACATGGAGGTCGCCGGATATGGAGTGTTGATTACTCGCGTTGGATTGGGGCGTCAGGCTCCGATGATGGAACTACACAATTATGGGATACACGTTGCAGAGGTGATGAATGTGTGGCTGTTGTACAACCTAGTGTGGGTCGGAGCCCCGTTTGTTGTGTCGAATTTGACCCGTTTGGTAGTGGGTTGATCGCAATGGGATGTGCAGATCGGAACGCATACACATATGATATCCGAAAGACTGACAATCCAGTTTCAGTGTTCGTTGGCCATGAAAAAACAGTTTCTTACGTTAGATTCTTGGGAGAACATATGATGGTTACAGCAGGAACTGATGGTTGTCTTAAGCTCTGGGATACGGCGAATGCACATTCGATGCGTACGTTTAAAGGGCACGTCAATAACAGGAGCTTTGTCGGTTTATCGGTGTGGAGACATGGTGGTTTGATCGGATGTGGGTCTGAGAGCAATGAAGTGTTTGTATATGATAAGAGATGGAGTGAACCTATATGGTTAGGCGGGTTGGAGGGGACGTTGGGACCCGGATCAGAAGACAAGTTTGTCAGTGGTGTTTGTTGGAGACAACAAGTAAAGGAAGATGAATGCACACTTGTAGCTGGCGGATCTGATGGGGCTCTACAAGTTTATGTCGGAAAAAAGAAGgcctag